Below is a window of Allomuricauda ruestringensis DSM 13258 DNA.
CCCATCAACAGGGTTTACCCCTATTCCTGTAAAGCCCGTATCGTTGTACTCATAGTTGCATCGGATAGGCTGCGCGCTTCCGTCTCCGATAATGGTGCAGTAATTTTCGTTGGAGGTTTCGTCAAAAGGGCCGTATAGTGCAAAATCCCATTCTGCGGTAATAGTTCCTCCAGAATTTACGGGCAATGCTTCAATATCAAAACCAATTTGTCCATCGGTGCCTGCTCTAAATACATACCATTCTGTATTGTTCTCAATATTGGCCGAGCTCACACTTCCTTTTTCCAAACAGCCTGTTTGGGTAATTACCTCTGGATCAAAATCATCGATATCGCCACTGCCGTCTGTAGTTCCCATAATGGGCGCATCGGCACAAACGGGTATGGCTGTTCTACAATCTGGTGAGTTTTGGGCGCTAACTGCAATGGGAAAAAGCAAACAACAGATAGCACTAAATAGAGCTCTCATAGAATTTTGGGGCTATTGGTTATTCTACCTATAACCAGTATAACTCCTTATTTTGCTCTTTTAGTATGTTTTTGTCCAATAAAATTTGATGCTGATCAATAAACAACAAACTTGTTAACGTCGAAGAGAAAAATGACTTTGTAGATGCTTGGCATAAGTTCGGTTGCCATCATCATTAACATAAGATAGCTTAAACCAATAATCGGTGGATGGCAATGGCTTGCCCTGAAATCTTCCGTCCCAGCCCGCATCAAACTCGGTCATTTGCTTGATGAGCTTACCATAACGATCGTAAATGGTTACTATAGCCGAATTTAAGGTGGAAAGTCCTTCAATTTGCCAAGTTTCGTTCAGCACATCACCATTGGGAGAGAAAATAGCCAAATATCCCACTACAACAATATCCTCCTCTACCACACCACATCCGTAGGGGTCGCGCATACTCACGGTATGCACTCCGGGGGGAACACCTTCAAACACATTACTGCTCTGGTAATCGCTTCCATCTATACTGAATTCATACGCATCATTGTTTTCCGTATTGATGGTTACCGTATTGTTGACGCTCATATCGTCAATATCGATACTTGAAATCTGTGGCATAGTTGAAATTTCTACGGACACCGCCCTACTCGCTTCGCAAACTATTCCGTTGGATTGATTGGTAACAGTCAAAGTATATTCTCCTGCTTCCGAAACCATAATGGATGGTGTTTGCTCACCTGTACTCCACTGGTAGGCATAATTCAGATTGGGTTGGGTTTCCCCAATTTCCAAACTTCCAACGGCCTCGCAAATGACCGCTTCCTCATCAAAATTCAATACAGGTGTTTCTATGGCATTCAAAGTAAAGCTTTGGGTTGCATCATAACAATCAGGGTTTGCCAAGGAGGTAGCCCTCACATAAATTATTTCAGAACCTCCAGTTGGCACATACTGTTTTTCCAAAGGATTCACACCTGCTTCGGCATCGGTTTGTGAGCTATGGTAGCTGACCACAAAATCATTGGGGTTCATCCTGTTAAGCGCTTCCGAATTCTTGCTGTTCAAATCAAAAGACGTGTCCGCCTCGTAACAAAAAGTTTCATCCGTTAGCATTCCAGTAACGGGCACCTCATTAAAAACAACCTGCACATCACTCACAATACTTTCGCTAGAAGTTGCGACCACAACACGGTACTGACCAGAATTTTGAACATTATGCGTCGCCCCATTGGCTCCCGCGATTAATTGATAACCACCTCCTGAGTCCATATACCATTCGTAATTAATGGCCCCAGAGGTAAAGGCATCCAAAACCACATTGTCTCCCTCGCAAGCAGCAATGGGCGGTCCCAACAAATTGCTTACAATGGAACAATCCAATGCACTGTTCGGATAATCTAACCAGATATTTCCCGTAAACTGAATGGAAAAGCCCGAATTTATATTGCTAAAATTATTGATAAAGAGATAGTAGTCCTCTCCTGCTTCCACTTGAAGCCAATCCTCATAATGCACCGAATCCTCATCACCCGTAGGGTCTTCTCCTACTCCAACAAAGCTGGTATTTTCGCTATTATCAAAAAAATTACAACGGATAGGCTCCCCCAAATCACTACAATCGCTCGCACGGTAAAGGGCAAAATCCCAATCTTCGTTAGCGTTATGTCCTATATTAAAACCCAACTGACCAGATTCAGCGGTTCGAAAACGATACCAAGCCGAATTGGATTCAATCGCACCTGTAGTGGTCGGTTCCAAGCACCCACTAGATGCCGCACCATTAAAGTCATCAGTCCCAAAACCATTGGTTCCACCATTTATAGGTGTATTGCTGCATATAGGAACAGCACCAATACAATCTTGGGCCACCTGTGCTTGCACAGTTTGCCAAAATAATAGCAACAATAAGGTCTTAGCAAAAAGTTTAATCATAAAAGACTGTAGGTTTGGATATTATAAAAGTACCGTGGTGCTTGCCTTAACAATAATTTATGTTGTCAAAGCCCCCATACCAGATGTTAAATCGATCATTAATGTATATCTTTGCTCTCCTTAAGCAATAGCTATGAAACTAGAGCAGGCATTGGAAGAACAATATGAAGAAAGAGGAAACGACCACGTAGGTTCCTCATCGGACACACCTTTAAGAGAAGATGCTTTTGTATTGAGCGATGAAGAAAAAATCGAAAGAATACAAAAAAGCGTAAGGGAAATTATGCTTACCCTCGGCCTCGATTTGGATGACGACAGTTTAAAAGGTACACCCAAACGGGTGGCCAAAATGTACGTACAAGAAATTTTTGGCGGATTGCATCCTGATAGAAAACCAAAGTCGTCAACTTTTGACAATAAGTACAAGTACGGTGAAATGTTGGTGGAAAAAAACATTGTAGTTTACTCTACCTGCGAGCACCACTTGCTACCCATCGTTGGACGGGCGCATATCGCCTACATTTCCAACGGAACTGTGGTTGGCCTTTCCAAAATGAACCGTATTGTGGATTATTTTGCAAAGCGACCACAGGTACAGGAACGTATGAATATCCAAATTGTAAAGGAACTTCAAAAAGTATTGGAAACTAAGGATGTTGCCTGTGTTATCGATGCCAAACACCTTTGCGTAAATTCCAGGGGCATAAGGGATATTGATAGTAGTACCGTAACCGCTGAATATGGTGGGAAGTTTAAGGACGAAGCCACAAGAAGGGAATTTTTGGACTACATCAATCTCGATACCGAATTTTAAACACCAATCGTTTAAATGCAATTGTACAAAGACCAATCCTTACGAATCCATAATTCACTTACTGGAAAAAAAGACGTATTCAAACCTATAAACGAAGGCCATGTGGGCATGTACGTCTGCGGCCCCACCGTTTATAGCAATGTGCATTTAGGCAACTGCCGTACTTTTATGTCTTTCGACATGATTTTTCGTTACTTTAAGCACTTGGGGTACAAAGTGCGCTATGTTCGGAACATTACCGATGCAGGTCATTTGGAAAATGATGCAGATGAAGGTGAGGACAAAATAGCCAAAAAGGCCAAGTTGGAGCAAATTGAACCCATGGAAGTGGTACAACGCTACACCGTGGATTTCCATAATACCCTACAGCAATTCAACCTTTTGCCTCCAAGCATTGAACCCACGGCTACCGGCCATATCATAGAGCAAATAGAAATCATCAAGGAGATTCTTGAAAAAGGGTTCGCCTATGAGGCAAACGGTTCGGTTTATTTTGATGTGGTCAAGTTCAACCAAGATCACGATTACGGCAAGTTGAGCGGTAGAAAGTTGGAAGATATGATTACCAACACCCGCGAACTTACCGCACAGGATGAGAAAAGAAACCCACAGGATTTCGCCCTTTGGAAAAAAGCCGAACCACAACATATCATGAGGTGGCCATCTCCATGGGGAGACGGCTTCCCGGGATGGCATTTGGAATGTACGGCCATGAGCACCAAATATCTGGGTGAGACTTTCGACATTCATGGAGGAGGAATGGATCTTAAATTCCCACACCACGAGTGCGAAATAGCACAAGCAGAAGCCAGTACGGGAAAATCTCCCGTAAACTATTGGATGCATGCCAATATGTTGACCTTGAATGGTAGAAAAATGTCCAAATCCACAGACAATAATCTTTACCCTGCAGAGATTTTTAGTGGTGACAATAATATACTGAGCAAGCCATACTCACCTTCAGTAGTCCGCTTTTTTATGATGCAAGCCCACTATACCAGTATTTTGGACCTTAGTGATGAAGCCTTGCAAGCCTCCGAAAAAGGATACAACCGTTTAATGGATGCCCTGGATAGCATTGACAACCTCAAAACCGGTGACAAATCTGATTTTGATGTTGCTGCATGGAAGCAGAAATGCTACGATGCCATGAACGACGACTTCAACACACCCATTTTAATTGCCCAATTGTTCGAGGCCGTAAAGCACATCAACCAAATCAAAGAGGACAAAGAATCTATTTCTACGGAAGACAAGGATATTTTGGACAGCACACTTAAAGCCTTTGTTTACGATGTACTTGGCATTGAAAACCAATCTATAACCAAAGATGATTCCAACACTTTGAACGGGGTTATGGAATTATTGATCGATATTAGAAATGAGGCACGTGCCAAAAAGGATTTTGCCACTTCCGACAAAATCAGGGACCAATTGGTTGCCTTGGGCATTCAAATAAAAGATGGCAAGGACGGTACTACTTTTAGCGTAAATTAATACAATCGTTCCTATCAAGAAATTTCTCTTGTGGAACTTTAACGTACTGAAACATGAAAAAAATATTGATAGCACCATTTGTACTATTGGTCAAGTTTTATCAATATTTTATTTCCCCCATGTTCCCTTCTACATGCCGCTACTCCCCCACTTGCTCACAATACACCTTGGAAGCCTTAAAAAAACATGGACTGTTCAAGGGCGGGTGGCTTTCCATCAAACGGATAGCGAGTTGTAACCCTTGGGGTGGAAGCGGTTATGACCCCGTTCCCTGAAAATTGAACTTTAATTAACACCCTGCAACCGTTGAAAGTAGTTATATTAGTCCCAAAATTTATTTAAATGTACTTTCTAGGATTTGACTGGAACCCCGAAGGAACCCTTTTTAAACTGGGTTTTTTACAGATAAAATATTACAATCTACTATGGATTGCAGCCTTTGTCCTTGGCTGGTTCATTATGAAAAAAATCTTCCTGAACGAAAAGAAATCCATGGAAAAACTGGATTCTCTTTTCATTTATACCGTGGTTTCCATAATGTTGGGAGCACGTTTGGGACATGTATTTTTTTATGATTGGGACTATTACAAGGACCACTTGGCAGAAATTCTTTTGCCCATTCGCGAAAGTGCAGACAGCTCTCTCTTCGGCATCATCAATGGTTATGAGTTTACCGGATTTACCGGATTGGCCAGTCATGGAGCAACTATAGCTGCCATTATTGGCATTTGGTTGTACACCCGTAAATGGAAGGACATTAAAATGCTTTGGTTGTTGGACAGGTTGGTTGTCCCATCGGCCATTGGAGCCGCTTTTGTAAGATTCGGTAATTTCTTCAATTCCGAGATCAATGGAAAAGTAGTGGACAAATCTTATTTTTTGGCCACAAGGTTTATCCGAGATTCGGATGATATGCCAGCATATCAAGCTATGGCACTTACCAAGGAACAAACCCCGAATGCCGCTTACAAAGCCATTCAACATAACCCGAAATTCTCGGAGATTTTACAATCCATTCCCTATCGCCATCCTGCCCAATTGTACGAAGCGATTTGCTACATTTTCGTGTTTATAGCCTTATACCTTTTATATTGGAAAACAGATTGGAAGAATAAACCGGGCTTTCTCTTCGGTTTGTTCATGGTGCTATTGTTTGTAGTTCGATTCTTTGTGGAGTTCTACAAGAAAAGTCAAGGTGGTTTCGAAGATTCATTGGGAATGCTCTCCACAGGACAATGGCTCAGTATTCCAATGATATTTATTGGCATCTATTTTATGCTTAAACCGCCTCCTGTAGAACTTTAATATGATGTACAAATTTGAAAAAATAGTCCTCTTAGTTTTAGTCCTTGTTCTGGCATCATGCAAAACGGAGTCTAAACAAGCACTTAAAACAGAATCCATATCCTTTACCAAGGAAGGGAATCTCGCCGTCATATCAACAGAAATAGATTCCATAAAGGCAAATTTTGATATAGAGATAGCAGAAACGGACTATGAGACCAAAACAGGGCTCATGTACAGAAAATCCATGGAAAAGGAGCAAGGAATGCTGTTCATACAGCCTACCGAGTCCTTGCAATACTTTTATATGAAGAACACAGAAATCCCTTTGGATATTATCTACATTAGTCAGGCCCAAAAAATTGTCAGCTTTCAAAAAAACGCAAAACCTTTTGATGAAAACACCCTACCCTCCAATGCACCTGCAAAATATGTACTGGAAATAAATGCTGGGCTTTCGGACCAACTAGGGTTGCAAGTGGGTGACAGTATTAGCTTTTCACGTAATTAAATGCCCAAATATCTGTTAGAAAACCAAGCTTCGGAGCGATTGATCTTTCGAAAATTGACAGCATCGGATTTTGATGATTGGCTGCCCTTTTATCACAATCCAAAATCTACGCAATTTTGGGAAGGGCTCCCCACAGACCCCGTTAAAGCTTGTCGAGAACAGTTCAATCGGGTTTTTGAACGTTATGAGAACGATTTGGGCGGTATGAATGCCCTAATTTCAAAAGAATCGGGAGAATCGGGAGAATTGGTAGGGATCTGTGGCTTGCTTGTACAAACCGTGGATAATGTACAAGAATTGGAAATCGGTTATTCCATACTACCAAAGCATTGGTTGCAGGGCTACGCTATAGAAGCAGCCCAAAAATGTAAGAAGCATGCCTTTGACAATAGCTTTTCGGACTCTTTGATCTCCATTATTCATGTGGATAATGTACTATCCCAAAAAGTTGCCAAGAAAAATGGTATGTGCTTGGACAAAACCACGACCTACAAGGATAATCCAGTCCATATTTTTAGAGTGAATCGAGGATAATCGTATTTTTGGGACAATACCATTTTACCACATGAAGCTACCCAAAAGCTACGCCATCCTAACACAAAACAATTCCAATACGCAGCAATTGGTGCATAACCTGCTCCACAACCAACCTATTGATGGTTTGGAGGAACTACAGCCATTGAACGGGCTGCTTTTTTCACGGTCAGAAATCAATCGCTACATGGATGAAGAAGAACGCCATGATATCAAAATTTTGACCCAGAAAAGTGACCAAGCCTTAAAAACCATGAGCAGCGGCGAACAAAAAAAGGCCTTGCTCAATCATTTACTGCAACAAGATCCTGATTTTATGGTTTTGGTGAATCCTTTTGATAATTTGGATATGGCCACACAGACCAAGTTGAAAAAACAGCTTTTGGATATTGCTTCCAACAAAATCCTGGTTCAATTGGTGAGTCGATTGGATGATATATTGCCCAACACTTCCAACTTTTTTAAGCTTGACGGAGGTAATCTTCATCAATACGATTCGCCCGAAGCTTTTTGGAACGAAAACAAAAACGAACCCATCAGCTTTAGCGGTGCAATTCCACCACCCTTATCCCCGGTTAAAGTCGAGGGCACGGAATTGGTCAGTTTTAAAAAAGTATCCGTTAGTTTTGATGGGCGCCAAGTACTGGACCAAATCGATTGGACTATCCAAAAAGGCGAGTTTTGGCAATTGATCGGTCCTAATGGCAGCGGAAAATCCACCCTTCTATCCATGATTACAGGTGACAGCCATAAGGGCTACGGCCAAGATTTGACGATTTTCGGGCAAAAAAAAGGGAGTGGCGAAAGTGTTTGGGACCTTAAACAAAAAATCGGCTATTACACCCCTGCCATCACCAATACGTTTGGAGGCTATCACAGTCTGGAAAATATGATCATATCAGGCCTTCACGATTCCATTGGGCTCTACGTGCAACCTATGGATAGCGAAAAACATTTGGCCAACCAATGGTTAAACCTTTTAAACCTAAAGGGCAGAAAAGAAGACCACTTCCGAGATTTGACCACTGGGGAAAAGCGGTTGGTAATGGTCGCAAGAGCCATGGTAAAGCACCCTCCGCTTCTTATTCTGGATGAGCCTACGGCGGGTCTGGACGATGCCAGCGCCAATCTTTTTGTTGCCCTAGTGAATAAAATTGCCAAAGAAAGCGACACGGCCATCGTTTTTGTTTCACACAGAAAAGAACCTCAATTACATCCAGAATATATTTTTGAGCTCCTTCCTTCGGAAAAAGGCTCTACAGGTATCAAAATACAATCTTAAGCTGTTGTGCATTATGATTGAAATTCGTCAGTTCGAGTGATTTTTTGGTGGTTGAGCCCTTCGACTATGCTCAGGATAAACTAAAATCGAAACCAATAAAAAATTAATTGAATGTCCGCAATGTGTCATAATATTACCAACGTCACCCTGAACTTGATTCAGGGTCACATAAAGATGCTCATGTTCAGCAGGATGAGATGTTGAAACCTGCCTTTGCCAGCAGGCAGGCAAGTTCAACATGACGCCAAAAACATCATTATGACATTAAACGGACAATCAGTAAAAATTATACCTGCCAGCAGGTCGAGAATAAGAATTTCAAGTCAAAACCCGATTCTCGATACAAAATTCCTTTGGAATTTCGAATTGACGGCTTTTGGCATACGAAGCCTTTATAATACACAACGGGGCAATCTTAATGTATTTATAAACAACAACTTAGTTAACTCATCCGTTTTTTTGCTATCTTATTGGGAATTCAAACGTTAACTATTCCCTCACATGCAAAAAATCAATGTTAAGCCAGGTGCCAAACTTGCAGATTATAAGGCGTACGGATCCCTTTATTCCTCTGTTCTGGATTTTTTGGAACAGGCCAAAGAGCCTATCGAGTCACTTAAAGGATGTACCATTTGGATGATAAATTCCACTGCCATTGGTGGTGGTGTGGCCGAAATGCTCCCTAGTCAAATGCGAATATTACGAGAACTTGGAGTATCTATCGAGTGGCTGGTTATCGAAGCTGAAAAAGATGCATTTTTCGATTTGACCAAACGTATCCACAATGCTATTCATGGCAGTGGTAACGGAGTTTTCACTGAAGAAGACCGAAAAATTTATGAAGAAGTCAATCAAAACAATCTTCCCAAAGCTTTGGAACTTATCAACGATGGCGATATTGTTGTGGTACACGACCCGCAACCCATGCCATTGGCGGCCATGATCAAAAGGAAAAAGAACGTTTCCATTATTTGGCGGTGCCATATTGGTTTGGAAGAAGATACCGAGGTAACGGATGCCGTATGGAAATTTTTAGAGCCCTATACCAACGATTACGATCATTTTGTATTCAGTTTACCGTCTTATGCACCAAAGTCGTTACAAAAAAGAACATCCATTATCCCTCCAGCGATTGACCCATTGAGCCATAAGAATCGAGAGCTACAATTACATAAATGCATTGGTATTTTGTATCAATCGGGAATTTTGGATGACCACAAGGCCATTCTTTATCACCGTTACAAGCATTTGGTAAGAAAAGTAATGCCCGATGGTTCTTTTGATTTTTTAGATGCGGATGAAAATCTGGATTTAATCTACCGTCCGATTATTACTGAAATATCTCGATGGGACAGACTGAAAGGTTTTAAGGAATTGATGGAAGCCTTTATTAAAATGAAATTGGACAATCGTAAAAATGGCGACCCGAAGAGCCTTGAATACAAACGAATTGAAATGACCCTTTTGGTGATGGGTGGTCCCGACCCTGCTTTTGTATCTGATGACCCAGAGGGCAAGGAGGTTTTAAAGGAATTGACAGAGACTTATAAAACGATAGATAGAAACATGCAGAACGACATTGCTATTTTGCTGCTTCCTTTGGACAATCCAAAAGAAAATGCTTTGATCGTGAATGCGCTTCAACGAACCTCAAGTTTTATCGTCCAAAATTCCATCCAAGAAGGATTTGGACTTACCGCAACGGAGGCCATGTGGAAAAGGAAACCTGTTTTGGTATCCAATGCGGCCGGACTCAAATATCAGGTAGTTCACAACAAAACGGGGCAAATTAATCCAGACCCAACCGATATTGAAAGTTTATCCAAAACCTTGGCCTATATGCTCAACCATCCAAAAGAGCGTGACAAATGGGGTTTTAATGGGCAGCTAAGGGTCATTCAGAACTTTACCTTGTTCAGCCAACTGGTTTCATGGCTCAAAGTATTGTCAACTAACAAAGCATAGTTATAAATAAACAAAGGGCCTTTTAAAAGGCCCTTTGTTATAAAGTGTAATATAAAAAAACGAAAAACTATGCTCCTGTAGCAGCAGCAATTTTCTTCTTTAATGAATCGAACATTACCGGTGTTGCAATAAATACAGAGGAGTACGTACCTACAATTACACCTATAATCATCGCAAACATAAATCCTCTTAGGCTTTCACCTCCAAAGGTAAAGATAGCCAATAACACGATCAATGTCGTGAGCGAGGTGTTCAATGTTCGGCTCAACGTACTGTTTAAGGCATCGTTGATGTTTTCACCTCCCTTAAACCCTTTAAGAAGAGTGATTTCACGGATACGGTCGAATACTACCACCGTATCGTTCAGGGAATAACCGATTACCGTTAGAATGGCCGCAATAAAGGCTTGGTCGATTTCCATGTTGAAAGGCATAATGTCTCCTGTCAATGAGAAGATTCCCAACACGACCATAACATCGTGGAATACTGCTGCAACAGCACCCAATGAGAATTGCCATTTTCTAAATCGCAATAGGATGTATAGGAAAACGACCAACAATGACCCAACAATGGCCAAGAAGGCATTTTTCTTGATATCATCCGCGATGGTCGGTCCTACTTTAACGGATTGCAGGATACCTATTGATTTTTCGGATGCACCAACAGTAAAATCGTCAAAAGAAGTACCATCTGGCAAATATTTTTGTAGCGTGGTATAAAGCATATTTTGAATTTCGGTATCCACCTCAACTCCTTCTTCATCCACTTTGTAAGGTGTAGTTACCTTTATCTGGTTTGCATCGCCAAAAGTCTTCACATTGGTTCCACTACCAAAAACTGTATTTAGTTCAGAAGCAATTTCCGATGGGTTGACTGCTTTTTCAAAACGGATTTGATAAGAACGCCCTCCAATAAAATCAACCCCTTGATTCAGTCCATTTGTAAGCAATGAAAAGGTGCTCACGGCTAGTAAAATTGCGGAAACAATGTAGGCTATCTTACGCTTGGACAAGAAATTGATGTGCAAATTGGTAAACAGGTTCTTGGTAATTCCAGTACTGAAATCCAATCTGCGTCCTTTCTTGTTGGTGTAGGCATTGATCATCAAACGAGTGACGAAGATTGCCGTAAACAAAGAAGTAACGATACCAATCATTAATGTGGTGGCAAAACCTTTAATAGGCCCTGATCCAAATATAAATAAGATGATTGCAGTAAGTCCCGTGGTAATGTTGGCATCCAAAATGGAAGACAAAGCGTTTCCAAAACCGTCGGCAATGGCTTGGGCTTTTCCTTTCCCACGAGCCAATTCTTCTTTAATTCTTTCAAAAATAAGTACGTTGGCATCCACCGACATACCAATTGTCAACACGATACCAGCAATACCGGGCAACGTTAACACAGCTCCTAAGCTGGTCAATACACCAAAAATCAAGAGAATGTTGAACACCAATGCGATGTCTGCGAAAACCCCTGCTCTACCATAGTAGAAAATCATCCAAACAAGCACAAAAGCCATAGCAATCATAAAGGACATAAATCCACTATCAATAGCTTCTTGTCCCAATGATGGACCAACAACTTCAGATTGAATAATATCGGCTGAAGCAGGAAGTTTACCTGCACGCAATACGTTGGCAATATCTTTTGTTTCGTTTACGGTGAACGTACCTGTAATTTCGGAACGTCCTCCAGAAATAGGCCCGGAAGAAACTCCTGGCGCTGTGTACACCTTGTTATCCAAAACAATGGCAATACCTGTTTGGTTGTTGTAGGCATCTCCTGTCAGCTCTTCCCACTCTTTGGCACCACGGGTATTCATCGTCATGCTAACAGCAGGTTTGTTGAATTGGTCAAAGGTATCCTGTGCATCGGAAACTACATCTCCGCTTATTCTTGGAGTACCTTCCCTGTTGGATTTTAGAGCGTACAAATCAGCTACTTCGGAATCTTTTGCTGGACGCTCCCAAAGAAACCTGGTAAACTGGATGTCGTTAGGCAACAATCTTTTGATTTCTGCCATTCTCAAATAACCACCGATTTCGGCAGTATCGGAAACCATGGCACGTGCAATAGCATGACTGCCTGGATTGGCCGGAATCAATTTGCCTAATAATGGGTTGGTCTCTTGGGTCATATCCAAGGAGTCTTGGGATACATCCGAAAGCAAGGAATCAATTTCAGATTCCGGTTTTGCCACCTCTTCTTCCTTTGCCTCCGGTTCCAAAATATCTTTCAAACGCTCGTTGGCATTTACTAAAAAGTTTCCGATACTTTGGTTGCTCTGCGGGTAGGTTTCCCAGAATTCCAATTGTGCTGTACTGGACAACAATTCTTGGGCACGGGCAATATCCTTGGCGCCCGGAAGTTCTACCAAAATTCTTCCTGAGTTTCCTTCTCTTTGAATGTTGGGCTGGGTTACCCCAAATCCATCGATACGTTCACGTAGTACCTCAAATGCAGAAACTATGGATTCGTCAATTTTTCTTCTGATGATGGGTTTTACCTCATCATCCGTCATTTGAAAATTGACTTCATCGCTAAGACCTTTATTGGCAAATATATCGGGTGATGCCAATTTGGTATCTCCTTTGATTTTGTCAAAAGCCTCAAAAAACAACTCCAAATAAGTGTCATCACTATTGGTTGATGCTTCATCGGCATCGGCCAATGCTTTGTTGAAAACCGGGTTTTTAGTATTGTTGGCCAA
It encodes the following:
- a CDS encoding glycosyltransferase, with the protein product MQKINVKPGAKLADYKAYGSLYSSVLDFLEQAKEPIESLKGCTIWMINSTAIGGGVAEMLPSQMRILRELGVSIEWLVIEAEKDAFFDLTKRIHNAIHGSGNGVFTEEDRKIYEEVNQNNLPKALELINDGDIVVVHDPQPMPLAAMIKRKKNVSIIWRCHIGLEEDTEVTDAVWKFLEPYTNDYDHFVFSLPSYAPKSLQKRTSIIPPAIDPLSHKNRELQLHKCIGILYQSGILDDHKAILYHRYKHLVRKVMPDGSFDFLDADENLDLIYRPIITEISRWDRLKGFKELMEAFIKMKLDNRKNGDPKSLEYKRIEMTLLVMGGPDPAFVSDDPEGKEVLKELTETYKTIDRNMQNDIAILLLPLDNPKENALIVNALQRTSSFIVQNSIQEGFGLTATEAMWKRKPVLVSNAAGLKYQVVHNKTGQINPDPTDIESLSKTLAYMLNHPKERDKWGFNGQLRVIQNFTLFSQLVSWLKVLSTNKA
- the secDF gene encoding protein translocase subunit SecDF, with the protein product MQNKGLIRLFAILFGLVSIYQLSYTFITSKLEKDAEAYAVSQISEAEEDYVAKREALEASYLDSISDNTVLGYTSYEDAKAKELNKGLDLKGGINVTLQISVKDILKGLANNTKNPVFNKALADADEASTNSDDTYLELFFEAFDKIKGDTKLASPDIFANKGLSDEVNFQMTDDEVKPIIRRKIDESIVSAFEVLRERIDGFGVTQPNIQREGNSGRILVELPGAKDIARAQELLSSTAQLEFWETYPQSNQSIGNFLVNANERLKDILEPEAKEEEVAKPESEIDSLLSDVSQDSLDMTQETNPLLGKLIPANPGSHAIARAMVSDTAEIGGYLRMAEIKRLLPNDIQFTRFLWERPAKDSEVADLYALKSNREGTPRISGDVVSDAQDTFDQFNKPAVSMTMNTRGAKEWEELTGDAYNNQTGIAIVLDNKVYTAPGVSSGPISGGRSEITGTFTVNETKDIANVLRAGKLPASADIIQSEVVGPSLGQEAIDSGFMSFMIAMAFVLVWMIFYYGRAGVFADIALVFNILLIFGVLTSLGAVLTLPGIAGIVLTIGMSVDANVLIFERIKEELARGKGKAQAIADGFGNALSSILDANITTGLTAIILFIFGSGPIKGFATTLMIGIVTSLFTAIFVTRLMINAYTNKKGRRLDFSTGITKNLFTNLHINFLSKRKIAYIVSAILLAVSTFSLLTNGLNQGVDFIGGRSYQIRFEKAVNPSEIASELNTVFGSGTNVKTFGDANQIKVTTPYKVDEEGVEVDTEIQNMLYTTLQKYLPDGTSFDDFTVGASEKSIGILQSVKVGPTIADDIKKNAFLAIVGSLLVVFLYILLRFRKWQFSLGAVAAVFHDVMVVLGIFSLTGDIMPFNMEIDQAFIAAILTVIGYSLNDTVVVFDRIREITLLKGFKGGENINDALNSTLSRTLNTSLTTLIVLLAIFTFGGESLRGFMFAMIIGVIVGTYSSVFIATPVMFDSLKKKIAAATGA